From Microbacterium sp. LWH11-1.2, one genomic window encodes:
- a CDS encoding CPBP family intramembrane glutamic endopeptidase, producing the protein MAGQTSVEQSSAWKRFWNRGGFWRALLLAAVYLGVYELIGFLLGLAVPEGSGLRAEKGSAGDVFFSTALPIILTSILLFAFAASVGWLKELFARQTLGGRRWMWIALIVVLVINVGAFLTIDYAKAGITLVGTWLLAGLFVGLVEELVTRGFVINLMRKGGHREIAVALASAGIFAALHFTNLFTSDQGLGTTLLQIVYTFAFGICMYLILRVTRTLIAPMLVHASTDPSIFLFGAFPTSGNPLVLLPALSTYIVIVTGFILLIVFLVSERRRRRSEVSA; encoded by the coding sequence ATGGCCGGGCAGACATCAGTCGAGCAGTCATCGGCATGGAAGCGGTTCTGGAACAGGGGCGGATTCTGGCGTGCGCTCCTGCTCGCCGCGGTCTACCTCGGCGTCTATGAGCTGATCGGCTTCCTGCTCGGGCTCGCCGTCCCCGAAGGGAGCGGTCTCCGCGCCGAGAAGGGGAGCGCCGGGGACGTGTTCTTCTCCACGGCGCTGCCCATCATCCTCACCAGCATCCTGCTCTTCGCGTTCGCGGCATCCGTGGGCTGGCTGAAGGAGCTGTTCGCGCGTCAGACTCTCGGCGGCCGCCGGTGGATGTGGATCGCCCTGATCGTCGTGCTCGTCATCAACGTCGGTGCGTTCCTCACCATCGACTACGCGAAGGCGGGGATCACCCTGGTCGGCACCTGGCTGCTGGCCGGGCTCTTCGTCGGCCTGGTCGAGGAGCTCGTCACCCGCGGGTTCGTGATCAACCTCATGCGCAAGGGGGGCCACCGCGAGATCGCCGTCGCCCTCGCCTCGGCGGGCATCTTCGCCGCCCTGCACTTCACGAACCTCTTCACGTCGGACCAGGGGCTGGGGACCACGCTCCTGCAGATCGTCTACACGTTCGCGTTCGGCATCTGCATGTACCTGATCCTGCGGGTGACGCGCACGCTGATCGCGCCGATGCTCGTGCATGCGAGCACCGATCCGTCGATCTTCCTCTTCGGCGCGTTCCCCACCAGCGGCAACCCGCTCGTCCTCCTGCCCGCGCTGAGCACGTACATCGTCATCGTCACGGGCTTCATCCTGCTGATCGTGTTCCTCGTCAGCGAGCGGCGTCGGCGTCGGAGCGAGGTCAGCGCATGA
- a CDS encoding HAMP domain-containing sensor histidine kinase, with product MADRSVAGRWWRSVRGRTTLGATLIVAVALVIGAVSFYAVLSSSVRGSTEQAAQQRVEQLGDREGASDGAGIDTLDDEFVQILGADGTVRAASEDAREALGSTPLPVADDAQTMTVDGEPMLIVSDDIDDDQTIVLAVSVEDDTETLATVATLLAVAVPLVLLLVAGTTWFVTGRALRPVTRIRQEVDGITAERLHRRVAVPDSADEVAALATTMNGMLDRLDAAATAQRRFVSDASHELRSPLATIRQHAELAQAHPGVTSIGELAEVVSEEGVRLQGIVESLLLLARLDEGVTPHDEPVDLDDLALGEVRRLRAAGQEVDGSGIQAARVSGDPRLLGQLLRNLADNGARHARGRLAIGVTPADRHVFVTIEDDGDGVPVKERERIFERFVRLDEARSRDAGGSGLGLAIARGIAAAEGGTVVVDDSRWGGARFVVTLPLSS from the coding sequence GTGGCTGACCGTTCGGTGGCCGGTCGCTGGTGGCGTTCCGTGCGTGGCCGCACGACGCTCGGCGCCACCCTGATCGTCGCGGTGGCCCTCGTCATCGGAGCCGTCTCGTTCTACGCCGTGCTGAGCAGCAGTGTGCGCGGCAGCACCGAGCAGGCGGCCCAGCAGCGCGTCGAGCAGCTCGGCGATCGCGAGGGCGCGTCCGACGGCGCCGGCATCGACACCCTCGACGACGAGTTCGTGCAGATCCTCGGAGCGGACGGCACCGTGCGAGCGGCCAGCGAGGATGCCCGCGAGGCACTGGGGTCGACGCCCCTCCCGGTCGCCGACGACGCGCAGACGATGACCGTCGACGGCGAGCCGATGCTCATCGTCTCGGATGACATCGACGACGACCAGACGATCGTCCTCGCGGTGTCGGTCGAGGACGACACCGAGACCCTGGCGACGGTCGCGACGCTGCTGGCCGTGGCGGTCCCTCTCGTGCTCCTGCTCGTCGCGGGCACCACGTGGTTCGTGACCGGTCGCGCGCTCCGACCCGTGACGCGCATCCGTCAGGAGGTCGACGGCATCACGGCCGAGCGACTCCACCGGCGCGTGGCGGTGCCCGACTCTGCCGACGAGGTCGCCGCGCTCGCGACGACCATGAACGGCATGCTCGATCGGCTGGATGCCGCGGCGACGGCGCAGCGGAGATTCGTGTCCGACGCCTCGCACGAGCTGCGCTCCCCGCTCGCGACGATCCGACAGCACGCCGAGCTGGCGCAGGCGCACCCGGGCGTGACGAGCATCGGCGAGCTGGCCGAGGTCGTGTCCGAGGAGGGGGTCCGGCTGCAGGGGATCGTGGAGTCGCTGCTGCTCCTCGCGCGCCTCGACGAGGGCGTCACCCCGCACGACGAGCCGGTCGATCTCGACGACCTGGCCCTCGGCGAGGTGCGCCGGCTGCGCGCGGCGGGGCAGGAGGTCGACGGCTCCGGCATCCAGGCCGCCCGCGTCTCCGGTGACCCGCGCCTGCTCGGCCAGCTCCTGCGCAACCTGGCGGACAACGGCGCCCGGCACGCGCGCGGCCGGCTCGCGATCGGGGTGACGCCGGCGGACCGCCACGTGTTCGTCACGATCGAGGATGACGGCGACGGCGTGCCGGTCAAGGAGCGCGAGCGCATCTTCGAGCGCTTCGTCCGCCTCGACGAGGCCCGCAGCCGCGACGCCGGTGGCAGCGGCCTCGGCCTCGCGATCGCGCGCGGCATCGCGGCGGCCGAAGGCGGGACCGTCGTCGTCGACGACTCCCGCTGGGGCGGCGCCCGGTTCGTCGTCACCCTTCCCCTGAGCTCCTGA
- a CDS encoding response regulator transcription factor, which translates to MRILVVDDEVRLADGVRRGLEAEGFAVDVAHNGVDGLWRARETRYDAIVLDLMMPGMSGWKVCEALRAEENWTPVLMLTAKDGEWDQVEALETGADDYVTKPFSFAILVARIRALVRRGAVARPAILEAGDLRLDPAAHRVWRGETPVTLTAREFSVLEYLMRHRGQVVTKRALIDGVWDDDFDGDPNIVEVYVGHLRRKLDKPFGREAIETIRGAGYRLAADGG; encoded by the coding sequence ATGCGGATCCTGGTGGTCGACGACGAGGTGCGCCTGGCCGACGGCGTGCGGCGCGGGCTCGAGGCCGAGGGCTTCGCCGTCGACGTCGCGCACAACGGGGTCGACGGACTCTGGCGGGCGCGCGAGACCCGGTACGACGCGATCGTGCTCGACCTGATGATGCCGGGGATGAGCGGCTGGAAGGTGTGCGAGGCGCTGCGCGCCGAGGAGAACTGGACGCCGGTTCTCATGCTGACCGCGAAGGACGGCGAATGGGATCAGGTCGAGGCGCTCGAGACCGGTGCCGACGACTACGTCACCAAGCCGTTCTCGTTCGCGATCCTCGTCGCACGCATCCGGGCACTCGTCCGTCGCGGCGCGGTCGCCCGACCGGCGATCCTGGAGGCCGGCGACCTGCGCCTCGACCCCGCCGCCCACCGCGTCTGGCGGGGCGAGACGCCGGTGACCCTGACCGCCCGAGAGTTCTCGGTGCTCGAGTACCTGATGCGTCACCGCGGCCAGGTCGTGACCAAGCGGGCCCTGATCGACGGCGTCTGGGATGACGACTTCGACGGCGACCCGAACATCGTCGAGGTGTACGTCGGTCACCTGCGCCGCAAGCTCGACAAGCCGTTCGGGCGCGAGGCGATCGAGACGATCCGCGGTGCCGGATACCGTTTGGCGGCCGACGGTGGCTGA
- a CDS encoding putative immunity protein, with product MAGTASPQSLSDAERRIVAAWAADCAEHVLPLFAVEAPEDDRAADAIARARAYARGELDAAGEIRRRFVAGRAAASARTPAGVAAARAAAQAAGVAHMGAHALGAAAYAAKAVELAHPENPGVRGREVAWQLDRLSPDAADALRRLPLLGEDTAGPLGPGLLASGVLGAVIREIQEHLGEI from the coding sequence ATGGCCGGAACAGCCTCTCCCCAGTCCCTGAGCGACGCCGAGCGACGGATCGTCGCCGCCTGGGCCGCCGACTGCGCGGAGCACGTGTTGCCGCTGTTCGCGGTGGAGGCTCCGGAAGACGACCGCGCCGCCGACGCCATCGCCCGAGCCCGGGCGTACGCCCGGGGCGAGCTCGACGCCGCGGGTGAGATCCGCCGCCGCTTCGTCGCGGGGCGTGCGGCGGCGAGTGCGCGCACGCCGGCCGGAGTCGCCGCGGCGCGCGCCGCAGCCCAGGCCGCCGGGGTCGCGCACATGGGCGCCCACGCGCTCGGGGCGGCGGCCTACGCGGCGAAGGCCGTCGAACTCGCGCACCCCGAGAACCCCGGGGTGCGCGGTCGGGAGGTGGCCTGGCAGCTCGATCGCCTCTCCCCCGACGCGGCGGATGCACTCCGCCGGCTGCCGCTCCTCGGTGAGGACACGGCAGGCCCGCTCGGCCCCGGCCTGCTCGCCTCCGGGGTGCTGGGCGCTGTCATCCGCGAGATCCAGGAGCACCTCGGCGAGATCTGA
- a CDS encoding DUF6194 family protein, whose translation MEMQQIIENVRGFDGALVVAPEIGSDFPELSWGDAYFYHAPDGRMPERTQPYGTIITKDYPDDTSSDLGTPDRFRVNIHVGRERADALVVTEAHATDADVFQRHPLYGTAGWVCVIDPAEKTADAVLALLRDAHEAARSRTARRAR comes from the coding sequence ATGGAGATGCAGCAGATCATCGAGAACGTCCGCGGGTTCGACGGCGCACTGGTCGTCGCCCCCGAGATCGGAAGCGACTTCCCCGAGCTCTCGTGGGGCGACGCGTACTTCTACCACGCCCCCGACGGCCGGATGCCGGAGCGCACGCAGCCCTACGGGACCATCATCACGAAGGACTACCCCGACGACACGTCGTCCGATCTCGGCACCCCCGACCGGTTCCGCGTGAACATCCATGTCGGGCGGGAGCGCGCCGACGCCCTCGTCGTGACGGAGGCGCACGCCACCGACGCCGATGTGTTCCAGCGGCATCCGCTCTACGGCACCGCCGGCTGGGTCTGCGTGATCGACCCGGCGGAGAAGACAGCGGATGCCGTGCTCGCCCTGCTCCGCGACGCCCACGAGGCGGCCCGGTCGCGCACGGCTCGTCGGGCGCGGTGA
- a CDS encoding MerR family transcriptional regulator, with amino-acid sequence MTNPQVPSLTTAQVGRLLGYSTQQVRDLERLGVIPSAARGVNGYRHYQEKHLVALRAYRALAAAIGPVPARQLMPVLIGGTVEGAAAQIDDLHAALAGERSRVREALRGLDVAVQDSTEVFGDEDAMTIGELAQALDVRTSALRHWEREGILHPLRTGSSGSRSYGSRAITEARVIAALRAGGYGIPPIARILDQLRGHALTADAQRILTDRLVELTRRSVALLAAAGALHDLLDAAAAGGLRPQGATG; translated from the coding sequence GTGACGAACCCTCAAGTGCCTTCCCTCACGACGGCGCAGGTCGGACGGCTGCTCGGCTATTCGACGCAGCAGGTTCGCGACCTCGAGCGGCTCGGGGTGATCCCCTCCGCCGCCCGCGGAGTAAACGGGTACCGCCACTATCAGGAGAAGCACCTCGTGGCGCTCCGGGCCTATCGGGCGCTCGCCGCGGCCATCGGCCCGGTGCCGGCTCGGCAGCTGATGCCGGTGCTGATAGGCGGCACCGTGGAAGGCGCGGCCGCGCAGATCGACGACCTCCACGCGGCGCTGGCCGGTGAGCGCTCCCGCGTCCGCGAGGCGCTCCGCGGTCTGGACGTCGCCGTGCAGGATTCCACCGAGGTCTTCGGCGACGAGGATGCGATGACGATCGGCGAGCTCGCGCAGGCCCTCGACGTGCGCACCTCGGCCCTGCGCCACTGGGAGCGCGAGGGGATCCTCCATCCGCTGCGCACCGGTTCGTCCGGCTCCCGCTCCTACGGGTCGAGGGCGATCACCGAGGCCCGGGTCATCGCGGCGCTTCGCGCCGGCGGCTACGGCATCCCGCCGATCGCCCGCATCCTCGACCAGCTGCGCGGTCACGCGCTGACCGCCGACGCGCAGCGGATCCTCACCGACCGGCTCGTCGAGCTCACCCGCCGGAGCGTCGCCCTCCTCGCGGCCGCCGGCGCGCTGCACGATCTTCTCGACGCCGCCGCCGCGGGAGGGCTCCGACCTCAGGGAGCCACGGGGTAG
- a CDS encoding carboxymuconolactone decarboxylase family protein, with the protein MSHVNIGKIYSAPYQAMLEFAAKAAEAGADAGLSPLLVELVKVRASQLNGCAFCLRMHSADAVKHGETADRLAVLAGWWESQYFSPEEQAALQIAERVTLIGDHGRLHDRGIDVDGILTEKQIAAVTWLTVVINSWNRIAITSHYPVAP; encoded by the coding sequence GTGTCCCATGTGAACATCGGCAAGATCTACTCGGCTCCGTACCAGGCGATGCTGGAGTTCGCCGCGAAGGCCGCCGAGGCAGGAGCGGATGCCGGGCTGTCGCCGCTGCTCGTCGAACTGGTCAAGGTGCGCGCCTCGCAGCTCAACGGCTGTGCGTTCTGCCTGCGGATGCATTCGGCTGATGCCGTGAAGCACGGCGAGACGGCCGATCGCCTCGCGGTGCTCGCGGGCTGGTGGGAGTCGCAGTACTTCTCCCCCGAGGAGCAGGCGGCGCTGCAGATCGCCGAGCGGGTGACGCTGATCGGCGATCACGGTCGACTTCATGATCGCGGCATCGACGTCGACGGCATCCTGACCGAGAAGCAGATCGCCGCGGTGACCTGGCTGACGGTCGTGATCAACAGCTGGAACCGCATCGCGATCACCAGCCACTACCCCGTGGCTCCCTGA
- a CDS encoding MFS transporter, with protein MSTASVDVPVGTPPAWRRTVVLAVIMGCQLMMVLDTSIVTTALPHVQRELGFTDTSLSWVQNSYALAFGGLLLLGARTGDLLGRRRVFAAGVGLFTAASLMAGLAPSADVLILARVLQGIASAFAIPATLALLVQSFPQPEERTRAISIYSAVIGAGGSAGIIVGGLFTDLLSWRWGMLINVPIGIAVLLLAPRFLPETPRAAGRVDVPGALTVTSGMTALVFGLVSAAESGWTAPVTIATLGAAVALLVAFVLIERRAIQPITPLGLFRDVTRSGAYLVRILIVGAMFSTFYFLSQYLQNVQGFSAVVAGLSYVPLTLMFFAMVYLVRPLSARIGKPLLLLVSLAVAGGGMLWLSAIDTDTPFFSGILPPLLVLGVGQGIAIILLTEFGMTRVAPEDNGAASGLVNTAHQLGGTIGLALLTVVFTAAAANATTSAGAQADAGAYAAVFQFATWFYVLAVVIAAVMVTADRRRGRLSRRRG; from the coding sequence ATGTCCACCGCATCCGTCGACGTCCCCGTCGGCACCCCTCCCGCCTGGCGCAGGACCGTCGTCCTCGCCGTCATCATGGGCTGCCAGCTCATGATGGTGCTCGACACCTCGATCGTGACCACGGCGCTCCCCCACGTCCAGCGCGAACTCGGATTCACCGACACCTCCCTTTCCTGGGTGCAGAACAGCTACGCACTCGCCTTCGGCGGCCTGCTGCTGCTCGGGGCGCGCACGGGCGACCTGCTCGGGCGGCGGCGGGTCTTCGCTGCGGGCGTCGGCCTGTTCACCGCCGCTTCCCTCATGGCGGGCCTCGCGCCTTCGGCCGATGTCCTCATCCTCGCTCGTGTGCTCCAGGGCATCGCCTCCGCGTTCGCCATCCCGGCCACGCTCGCCCTCCTGGTGCAGTCCTTCCCGCAGCCGGAGGAGCGGACGCGCGCGATCAGCATCTACAGCGCGGTCATCGGCGCCGGCGGCAGCGCCGGCATCATCGTCGGCGGACTCTTCACCGATCTGCTGTCGTGGCGCTGGGGGATGCTCATCAACGTGCCGATCGGCATCGCGGTGCTGCTGCTCGCCCCCCGCTTCCTGCCCGAGACGCCGCGGGCCGCCGGCCGCGTCGACGTGCCGGGCGCACTCACGGTGACCTCGGGCATGACCGCACTCGTCTTCGGTCTCGTCAGCGCCGCGGAGTCCGGCTGGACGGCCCCCGTCACGATCGCCACCCTCGGTGCGGCAGTCGCCCTCCTCGTCGCCTTCGTCCTCATCGAGCGCCGGGCGATCCAGCCGATCACGCCGCTGGGGCTGTTCCGCGACGTCACCCGATCCGGCGCCTACCTCGTGCGGATCCTCATCGTCGGCGCGATGTTCTCGACGTTCTACTTCCTGAGCCAGTACCTGCAGAACGTGCAGGGCTTCAGCGCCGTCGTCGCCGGACTCTCCTACGTCCCGCTCACACTGATGTTCTTCGCGATGGTGTACCTCGTGCGCCCGCTGAGCGCGCGGATCGGCAAGCCGCTTCTCCTCCTGGTCTCGCTCGCGGTGGCCGGTGGCGGGATGCTGTGGCTGAGCGCGATCGACACGGACACGCCGTTCTTCAGCGGCATCCTGCCACCGCTCCTCGTCCTCGGCGTCGGGCAGGGGATCGCGATCATCCTGCTGACCGAGTTCGGCATGACGCGCGTCGCACCGGAGGACAACGGCGCGGCATCCGGTCTCGTCAACACGGCGCACCAGCTCGGCGGAACCATCGGCCTGGCGCTGCTGACCGTCGTCTTCACCGCTGCGGCAGCGAACGCGACGACGAGCGCGGGTGCGCAGGCGGACGCCGGCGCATACGCCGCCGTCTTCCAGTTCGCGACCTGGTTCTACGTCCTCGCCGTGGTCATCGCGGCCGTCATGGTCACGGCGGATCGACGGCGCGGGCGACTCAGTCGTCGGCGCGGCTGA
- a CDS encoding TetR family transcriptional regulator, with protein sequence MVRDAEATKKRILDAAEEEFARYGIAGARVDRIAENAQANKAMLYRYFDSKDGLFDEVFSQRVVAVRDATAFDAEDLPGYAARSFDLYEQNPNTLRLTNWHILERGEAALDVLTKAHAEKLAQIERAQRSGHLPTDRSPIELLTAVRALAMAWHTLTPEMNRVPLPDAARRREVVVENVRALLA encoded by the coding sequence ATGGTCAGGGACGCAGAGGCGACGAAGAAGCGCATCCTGGATGCCGCGGAGGAGGAGTTCGCCCGCTACGGCATCGCCGGCGCGCGTGTCGACCGCATCGCCGAGAACGCGCAGGCGAACAAGGCCATGCTCTACCGCTACTTCGACAGCAAGGACGGCCTGTTCGACGAGGTGTTCTCGCAGCGGGTGGTCGCGGTCAGAGACGCCACCGCGTTCGATGCGGAGGATCTCCCCGGCTACGCCGCTCGCTCCTTCGACCTGTACGAGCAGAACCCGAACACGCTCCGTCTGACGAACTGGCACATTCTCGAGCGCGGAGAAGCGGCGCTCGATGTGCTGACGAAGGCGCACGCCGAGAAGCTCGCGCAGATCGAGCGCGCGCAGAGGTCAGGCCATCTGCCGACGGATCGCTCGCCGATCGAGCTGCTCACGGCGGTGCGTGCTCTCGCGATGGCGTGGCACACCCTCACGCCGGAGATGAATCGCGTGCCCCTTCCGGACGCCGCGCGTCGGCGCGAGGTCGTGGTCGAGAACGTCCGGGCGCTGCTCGCCTGA
- a CDS encoding LLM class flavin-dependent oxidoreductase: MTRQIRFNAFDMNCVAHQSSGLWRHPEDRSRQYNTISYWTDLAKLLESATFDGIFIADVLGTYDVYGGTNEAAIRNGAQVPVNDPILLVSAMAAVTEHLGFGITAGTAFEHPYPFARRLSTLDHLTQGRIGWNVVTGYLPSAARNMGQEDQLAHDDRYDHADEYVEVLYKLWEGSWEDDAVVEDRERGIFTDHTKVHPIGHEGKHFSVPGIHISEPSPQRTPVIYQAGASPRGVRFAAENAEAIFVAAPSKEVLAGTVKRIRDALEAAGRDRYDARIYTLLTVITGATSEEATAKHAEYLTYASPEGALTFMSGWMGVDLSQYREDEPVGNVESNAIQSVLQHLKEEADLGREWTVGDFGRHNAIGGLGPTVVGSGEEIADELQSWVDETDIDGFNLAYAVTPGTWQDVIEHVIPVLRARGAYPEEYTPGTLRHKLQGKGDRVQDTHRAAKYRIGSRVTA, translated from the coding sequence ATGACTCGTCAGATCCGCTTCAACGCCTTCGACATGAACTGCGTCGCCCACCAGTCGTCCGGGCTGTGGCGGCATCCGGAGGATCGTTCGCGCCAGTACAACACGATCAGCTACTGGACGGATCTCGCGAAGCTGCTCGAGAGCGCGACCTTCGACGGCATCTTCATCGCCGACGTGCTCGGCACCTACGACGTGTACGGCGGCACGAACGAGGCCGCGATCCGCAACGGCGCGCAGGTGCCCGTGAACGACCCGATCCTGCTCGTGAGCGCGATGGCCGCGGTCACCGAGCACCTGGGCTTCGGCATCACGGCCGGTACCGCCTTCGAGCACCCGTATCCGTTCGCCCGCCGCCTGAGCACGCTCGACCACCTCACCCAGGGCCGCATCGGCTGGAACGTCGTCACCGGCTACCTGCCCAGCGCCGCGCGGAACATGGGCCAGGAGGATCAGCTCGCGCACGACGACCGGTACGACCACGCCGACGAGTACGTCGAGGTGCTCTACAAGCTGTGGGAGGGCTCCTGGGAGGACGACGCCGTCGTCGAGGACCGCGAGCGGGGCATCTTCACCGACCACACGAAGGTGCATCCGATCGGGCACGAGGGCAAGCACTTCAGCGTTCCCGGCATCCACATCTCCGAGCCCTCTCCGCAGCGCACTCCCGTGATCTACCAGGCCGGCGCGAGCCCGCGCGGCGTGCGCTTCGCGGCCGAGAACGCCGAGGCCATCTTCGTCGCCGCGCCCTCGAAGGAGGTGCTCGCGGGAACCGTGAAGCGCATCCGCGACGCCCTCGAAGCCGCCGGCCGCGACCGCTACGACGCGCGCATCTACACGCTGCTCACGGTCATCACCGGCGCGACCAGCGAAGAGGCGACCGCGAAGCACGCCGAGTACCTCACCTACGCGAGCCCCGAGGGCGCGCTGACCTTCATGTCGGGCTGGATGGGCGTCGACCTGTCGCAGTACCGCGAGGACGAGCCCGTCGGCAACGTCGAGTCGAACGCGATCCAGTCGGTGCTGCAGCACCTGAAGGAAGAGGCGGATCTCGGACGCGAGTGGACCGTCGGCGACTTCGGCCGGCACAACGCGATCGGCGGCCTCGGCCCCACGGTCGTCGGCTCCGGCGAGGAGATCGCCGACGAGCTGCAGTCCTGGGTCGACGAGACCGACATCGACGGATTCAACCTCGCCTACGCGGTCACGCCCGGCACCTGGCAGGACGTCATCGAGCATGTCATCCCGGTGCTCCGCGCCCGCGGCGCCTACCCGGAGGAGTACACGCCGGGGACCCTGCGCCACAAGCTGCAGGGCAAGGGCGACCGCGTGCAGGACACGCACCGCGCGGCCAAGTACCGCATCGGGTCGCGCGTCACCGCGTAG
- a CDS encoding aldolase/citrate lyase family protein produces MSHSLKQGAWLSDGSSAIGEIVAGLGYDFVVLDIEHGSFDLSILERFIPLLKGLGLEVLSKVLVPERGAIQQALDFGSDGVIIPHIEGLEHAKLVTDFAKFPPLGSRSLAGGRTMSYRGYSDEWIAAQDRDIKVFPMVEDPRALRDVEAIAALPTVDGIFIGPGDLAAMSGRGAYRQTEADFDDFRRVIAAARANDKPWVLPAWTTIEKEFAVAENADYVLLAMQHAAIAEGYGNARSLMDDLIATASAPVSS; encoded by the coding sequence ATGTCTCATTCGCTCAAGCAGGGAGCCTGGCTGTCGGACGGCAGCAGCGCGATCGGCGAGATCGTCGCCGGTCTCGGATACGACTTCGTGGTGCTCGACATCGAGCACGGCTCGTTCGACCTCTCGATCCTTGAGCGCTTCATCCCGCTGCTCAAGGGCCTCGGGCTCGAGGTGCTGTCGAAGGTGCTGGTCCCCGAGCGCGGCGCGATCCAGCAGGCCCTCGACTTCGGCTCAGACGGTGTGATCATCCCCCACATCGAAGGGCTCGAGCACGCGAAGCTCGTCACCGACTTCGCGAAGTTCCCGCCGCTCGGCTCGCGAAGCCTCGCGGGCGGCCGCACGATGAGCTACCGCGGATACTCGGACGAGTGGATCGCCGCGCAGGACCGCGACATCAAGGTGTTCCCGATGGTCGAGGATCCGCGGGCCCTGCGCGACGTCGAGGCGATCGCGGCGCTGCCCACCGTCGACGGCATCTTCATCGGCCCCGGCGACCTGGCCGCCATGAGCGGCCGCGGCGCGTACCGGCAGACCGAGGCCGACTTCGACGACTTCCGCCGTGTGATCGCGGCGGCGCGCGCGAACGACAAGCCCTGGGTGCTGCCCGCCTGGACGACCATCGAGAAGGAGTTCGCGGTCGCCGAGAACGCCGACTACGTGCTGCTCGCGATGCAGCACGCCGCGATCGCGGAGGGCTACGGCAACGCCCGCTCGCTCATGGACGACCTGATCGCGACCGCATCGGCGCCTGTCTCCTCCTGA
- a CDS encoding carbon-nitrogen hydrolase family protein — translation MKFAIGQMVSGGDKAANLEEITRLTEEAAAAGARLVVFPEFAMFDVPNLDAEFVKQGEALDGPFVTALAGLARRTGVAIVAGMLESIDDESRGYNTLVLVTPDDGLSRVYHKLHLYDAFGFLESEHIRPGDIDGPVTFTIDDVTIGMLTCYDLRFPEAAREHADAGVDLLLYPAAWMPGARKEDHWNTLARARAIENTLYVAAVSQGPGVGTGGSIIVDPMGITLGEIGESSGIAVADATPERVAQVRSVNPSLANRRFTVVASA, via the coding sequence ATGAAGTTCGCGATCGGCCAGATGGTCTCGGGCGGCGACAAGGCCGCCAACCTCGAGGAGATCACCCGTCTCACGGAAGAGGCGGCCGCCGCCGGCGCACGCCTGGTGGTGTTCCCCGAGTTCGCCATGTTCGACGTCCCGAACCTCGACGCCGAGTTCGTGAAGCAGGGCGAGGCACTGGATGGTCCGTTCGTGACGGCGCTGGCCGGACTGGCTCGCCGCACGGGAGTCGCGATCGTCGCGGGCATGCTCGAGTCGATCGACGACGAGTCGCGCGGATACAACACGCTCGTGCTGGTGACGCCGGATGACGGCCTCTCCCGGGTGTACCACAAGCTCCACCTGTACGACGCGTTCGGGTTCCTCGAGTCCGAGCACATCCGCCCCGGCGACATCGACGGCCCCGTGACGTTCACGATCGACGACGTCACGATCGGGATGCTGACCTGCTACGACCTGCGCTTCCCCGAGGCCGCGCGCGAGCACGCCGACGCCGGCGTCGACCTGCTGCTCTACCCCGCGGCGTGGATGCCGGGCGCCCGCAAGGAGGACCACTGGAACACGCTCGCCCGCGCCCGCGCGATCGAGAACACCCTGTATGTCGCCGCGGTGTCGCAGGGACCCGGCGTCGGCACCGGCGGCAGCATCATCGTCGATCCCATGGGCATCACGCTCGGCGAGATCGGCGAGAGCAGCGGCATCGCGGTCGCCGACGCCACGCCCGAACGCGTCGCCCAGGTGCGCTCCGTCAATCCCTCGCTCGCCAACCGCCGCTTCACCGTGGTCGCCTCGGCCTGA